The proteins below come from a single Zea mays cultivar B73 chromosome 8, Zm-B73-REFERENCE-NAM-5.0, whole genome shotgun sequence genomic window:
- the LOC100279887 gene encoding Flavonoid 3'-monooxygenase CYP75B4 (The RefSeq protein has 2 substitutions compared to this genomic sequence), whose protein sequence is MELVLTTPDLPTPLLLSTLTIVSVVVCYVLFWKQQAAARRAPLPPGPRGWPVLGNLPQLGGKTHQTLHEMTKVYGPLLRLRFGSSTVVVAGSAAVAQQFLRAHDANFSSRPPNSGGELMAYNYQDVVFAPYGPRWRAMRKVCAVNLFSARALDDVRGVREREAALMVRSLAEQAHGGLDAPPAAVPVGKAINVCTTNALSRAAVGRRVFAAAGGDGGAREFKEIVLEVMQVGGVLNVGDFVPALRWLDPQGVAAKMKKLHRRFDDMMDEIIAGYREARRVAADGEESKDLLGLLLSMVDERPFDSGEEVRITETDVKALILNLFVAGTDTTSTIVEWSLAELIRHPEILRQAQEEMDAVAGRGRLVTESDLRSLTFFNAVIKETFRLHPSTPLSLPRMAAEECEVAGYRVPRGSELLVNVWGIARDPALWPDPLEFRPARFLPGGSHADVDVKGADFGLIPFGAGRRICAGLSWGLRMVTLTSATLVHAFDWELPAGQTPDKLNMEEAFTLLLQRAVPLVARPVPRLLPSAYEIA, encoded by the exons ATGGAGCTCTTCGTCACTACACCTGACCTCCCAACCCCGCTGCTGCTCTCCACCTTAACGATAGTGTCCGTGGTCGTATGCTATGTCCTCTTCTGGAAGCAGCAGGCGGCGGCGAGGCGAGCGCCGCTGCCGCCCGGGCCGAGGGGCTGGCCCGTGCTGGGCAACCTACCGCAGCTGGGCGGGAAGACTCACCAGACGCTGCACGAGATGACCAAGGTGTACGGCCCACTGCTGCGGCTGCGGTTCGGCAGCTCCACCGTGGTGGTGGCCGGGTCGGCGGCCGTGGCGCAGCAGTTCCTCCGCGCCCACGACGCCAACTTCAGCAGCCGCCCGCCCAACTCCGGCGGCGAGCTCATGGCGTACAACTACCAGGACGTGGTGTTCGCGCCCTACGGGCCCCGGTGGCGCGCGATGCGCAAGGTGTGCGCCGTGAACCTCTTCTCCGCGCGCGCGCTCGACGACGTCCGCGGCGTCCGGGAGCGCGAGGCGGCGCTCATGGTGAGGTCGCTCGCGGAGCAGGCCCACGGCGGCCTCGACGCGCCGCCGGCGGCGGTGCCGGTTGGCAAGGCCATCAACGTGTGCACGACGAACGCGCTCTCGCGGGCGGCCGTTGGGCGGCGGGTGTTCGCTGCCGCCGGCGGCGACGGGGGCGCGAGGGAGTTCAAGGAGATCGTGCTCGAGGTGATGCAGGTGGGCGGGGTGCTCAACGTCGGCGACTTCGTGCCGGCGCTCCGGTGGCTCGACCCGCAGGGCGTGGCGGCCAAGATGAAGAAGCTGCACCGCCGGTTCGACGACATGATGGACGAGATCATTGCAGGTTATAGGGAGGCCAGGAGGGTTGCGGCAGACGGAGAGGAGAGCAAGGATTTGCTTGGCTTGCTGCTGTCGATGGTTGACGAGCGGCCGTTCGACAGCGGGGAAGAAGTCAGGATCACCGAAACCGATGTCAAGGCACTCATTTTG AACCTGTTCGTGGCAGGGACCGACACGACGTCGACCATAGTGGAGTGGTCTCTCGCAGAGCTGATCCGCCACCCGGAAATCCTGAGGCAAGCGCAGGAGGAGATGGACGCGGTGGCCGGGCGCGGGAGGCTGGTCACGGAGTCGGACCTCCGAAGCCTCACCTTCTTCAACGCGGTCATCAAGGAGACGTTCCGCCTGCACCCGTCGACGCCGCTCTCCCTACCGCGCATGGCCGCCGAGGAGTGCGAGGTCGCGGGCTACCGCGTCCCCAGGGGCTCGGAGCTGCTGGTCAACGTGTGGGGCATCGCCCGCGACCCGGCGCTGTGGCCTGACCCGCTGGAGTTCCGGCCGGCCAGGTTCCTGCCGGGCGGGTCGCATGCGGACGTGGACGTCAAAGGCGCCGACTTCGGGCTCATCCCGTTCGGCGCCGGCCGGAGGATCTGCGCCGGCCTCAGCTGGGGGCTGCGGATGGTCACGCTCACCAGCGCCACCCTGGTGCACGCGTTCGACTGGGAGTTGCCGGCAGGGCAGACGCCGGACAAGCTGAACATGGAGGAGGCCTTCACCCTCCTGCTGCAGCGGGCTGTTCCGTTAGTGGCTCGTCCAGTACCCAGGCTGCTGCCGTCGGCGTATGAGATCGCATAG